GCCGTGGCGCCACTGGCCTCCGCGCGCTTCACGCAGTCCGCGAGGTAGGCGCCCGACCCGGCATCCACCACGCCCTCCAGCTCACACCGGGTGACGAGGGGCGCGGCGGGCGCGGGGGCGGCGGACGCGAGGAGGGAGCCTGCGAAGCACAGGGCCATGAGCCAGCCCCAGAGGACGTGAAGGCGAAAGCGCTTGCTGTCGACGTGCTCCCGCATGGCCACCGCATCCCCCGGGTGCGCGCCCCTCGCGCGCACGCGCTTGCACAACGGTGTGCATCGAACGTTCGGCTGACAGGGGGCCGAAGCCGGGGGCCTGGGGAGCGTGCGGGCAGGAAGGGCCTGGAGTCCCGCCTGTGCATCCAATGGTGGACGTTGAAGGGGATGCGCGTTGCGGGGGGAGGGCGCACCTCCCTAGGGTCGGTCTCACGCTGTGCTCCCAGGAGGTTTCATGCGCCGTGCCGTGCTGCTCATCGCTGCTCTGGGCCTGACCGCGGGAGCGGTGGCCTGCAAGACCACCCAGCCCGCCGGGACGGAGAACCAGGTCCCCATCCAGGGGCCGGACACGGTCCGCGAGCCCATCCAGAACGTGCCCGACGAGCCGAGCGGCCCCGCGGCCCCCATCGAAGCGCCGGGCGTGGATGGTGGCTTCCCCGAGGGAGGTGGGTAGGCTCCGCCGCATGACGGACGAGACCACGGTCTACAGGGCGGAGCGCGTGTGGACGCTGGATCCAGCACGTCCGCGCGCGTCCGCGTTGGCGGTGCGCGCCGGACGGCTGCTCGCGGTGGGGACGCTCGCGGAGGTGCGCGCCGTCGCTGGTTCGCGAGCGCGTGAAGTGGACCTGGGGCGGGCCACGGTGGTGCCCGGGCTGGTGGATGCGCACGCGCACCTGCACGGCCTGGGGCGGAGCCTGACCACGGTGCGCTTGGAGGATGCGCCCTCGGTGGAGGACGTCGTCCAGCGGTTGGCGAAGGCGCCCGCTTCGAGCTTCCAGGGAGACTGGCTGCTCGGAAAGGGGTGGGATCAGAACGCGTGGCCGGGCGCCGCGTTCCCTGGCCGCGCCGAGCTGGATGCGCGCTTCCCCACGACGCCGGTGTTCCTCACGCGGGTGGACCACCACGCGGCCTGGGTGAACGGCGAGGCGCTGCGCCGCGCGGGCATCACCCGGCACACGGAGGATCCGCGCGGAGGCCGCATCCTCCGGGATGCGAAGGGCGAACCCACCGGAGTCCTCGTGGACAACGCCATGGATCTGCTGGACGCCTTCATCCCCGCGCCCACGAGCGAACAGCTGGAGGGCCGGCTGCGAGCGGCGCTGGAGCGCTGCGCGCGGGTGGGGCTCACGGGCGTGCACGACGCGGGCATGGACCTGGGGGCGTTCCGGACGTTGCAGGCGTGGGACGCGGCGGGGACGCTGCCCCTGCGCGTGTATGCGATGGCCGCGGGGCAGGGCGAGGAGCGCCACGCCTACCTGGCGCAGGGGCCATGGCAGGGGCGGCACCTGTCGATGCGCGCGGTGAAGTTCCTGGCGGATGGCGCGCTGGGCAGCCGCGGCGCGGCGCTGCATGAGGATTACAGCGACGAGCCCGGCCAGCGCGGCCTGCTGCTCCTCGCGCCGGAAGAGCTCGAGGCCCGGGCCCAGGCCTTCATGGCCCGGGGCTTCCAGGTGTGCATCCATGCCATTGGAGACCGTGCCAATACATTGGTCGTGGACGTGCTCTTGCGCGGGGCGGAGCGGACGGGCACGCAGGCGCTGCGGCACCGCGTGGAGCACGCGCAGATCTTGCGGTGGGAGGACATCCAGAGGCTCGGCGCCGCGGGGCTGGTGGCCAGCGTGCAGCCCACGCACGCCACCAGCGACATGCGCTGGGCGGAGACGCGGCTGGGGCGCGAGCGGCTGAAGGGCGCGTATGCGTGGCGCGCGTTGAAGGACGCGGGCGCGCACCTGGCGCTGGGCAGTGACTTCCCCATCGAGAACCCGGACGTGCTCGCGGGGCTCTACGCGGCGCGCACGCGGCAGGATGCGAAGGGTTGGCCGGAGGGCGGCTGGCATCCCCAGGAGCGCCTGAGCGCGGCCGAGGCGCTGGAGGGCTTCACGGTGGGGCCCGCGTGGGCGTCCTTCGAGGAGGCGCGGCGCGGACGGCTGATGCCCGGCCTGGACGCGGACTTCGTCGCGCTGTCGGAGGACCCCGTGGAGGGGTCCGCGTCGGCGCTGGTGGACGCGCGCGTGCTGGCCACGGTGGTGGCGGGCGCGGAGGTGTTCCGGGCCGTGGCGTGAAGGCCCTGGAGCCTCACCCGCCGAAGATGTGCGAGCGCGCGGCCTCGGCGATGGCGACGACGGCGGGGTGGCGCAGGCGGCGCTCCACGGTGATGGCGTAGAAGCACTGCTCGATTTCGTCGGTGTGGCCGATGGCGGTGACGTCGAACTGCCGCTGCACCTCGGCGTCGATGATGGAGGGCATGGCGAAGATGCCGTGGCCCTTCTGGCCGAAGGCCTGGAGCAGCGCGCTGTCGTCGAAGTCGCCGGCGATGAGGGGCCGGACGCCGCGCCGTTCGAACCACAGGTCCAGCGAGCGGCGCACCGACGACTCCTCCGACGGCAGCAGCATGGGGGCACCATTCAGCGAGCGCGGGAAGTCCTTGCGCAGGTGCGCGAGCGGCTGGGCGGCGAAGAACGTCACCCCGCACTTGCCCAGCAGGTGGTTGAAGGAGCGGACGCTGACGGGCTCGGAGCCGGGCGCGTCCGCGAGCACCACGTCCAGCTCATGCAGCGCCAGCTGCGCGAGCAGCTGGGGCAGGGGGCTCTCACGGCAGATGATGCGCAGCGAGGGCCCCGCCTCCAGCGCGGGCTTGAGGAGCTGCTCGGCGACCAGCTTGGGGATGACATCCAGCACGCCCACGTTGAGGCGCAGCTGCTGTCCGGAGGGCAGGCCTGAGACGACGTTCTTCAGCTCATTGCCCAGGCGGAAGATCTCGTCCGCGTAGCGCATCACGGTGCGGCCCACGTCGGAGAGGACCAGCTTGCGGCCCTTGCGCTCGAAGAGCTGGTGGCCGAGCGACTCCTCCAGCAGCTTGATCTGCGCGCTGATGGTCGGCTGGGCGAGGTGCAGCTCCTCGCTCGCCCGGGCGATGCTGCCTGCCCGCGCAACCGTCCAGAAATACAGGAGATGGTGGTAGTTGAGCCAGGCCATGACTTAGGAATAACCGAAGGGTTCCATCCAAACTAGCTCATTTTATTAAGAGTGCCGCCCCCTTATTTCTATGCCCGTCACCGCGCGATGGGTGCGCGGAGGACTGATTGGGGAGGTGCGTTCATGGAAGCCATCTACGAAGAGCGCGTGTCCACGGTGGGGGGGATGGGGGCCGAGGTGGATTCGGCGGAAGTGGAACTGCGGGTGCGGGGGCACCTGCAGCTGGTCCGCCGGCTGGCCTGGAAGTACCGCTGGACGGGCCTGTCGCTGGAGGAGCTGATGGCGGAGGGCAACGTGGGCCTGGTGGAGGCGGCGCGCCGGTTCGAGGAGCGAGGGGTGCCGTTCGGCGCGTACGCGCAGCAGTGGATCCGCGCTCGCATCCGGGCCTACGTGTCGCGGACCTGGAGCGTGGCGGGCGGCCGGGCGCCCTGGATTGTCTTCCAGCTCCGGCGT
This Corallococcus silvisoli DNA region includes the following protein-coding sequences:
- a CDS encoding amidohydrolase — encoded protein: MTDETTVYRAERVWTLDPARPRASALAVRAGRLLAVGTLAEVRAVAGSRAREVDLGRATVVPGLVDAHAHLHGLGRSLTTVRLEDAPSVEDVVQRLAKAPASSFQGDWLLGKGWDQNAWPGAAFPGRAELDARFPTTPVFLTRVDHHAAWVNGEALRRAGITRHTEDPRGGRILRDAKGEPTGVLVDNAMDLLDAFIPAPTSEQLEGRLRAALERCARVGLTGVHDAGMDLGAFRTLQAWDAAGTLPLRVYAMAAGQGEERHAYLAQGPWQGRHLSMRAVKFLADGALGSRGAALHEDYSDEPGQRGLLLLAPEELEARAQAFMARGFQVCIHAIGDRANTLVVDVLLRGAERTGTQALRHRVEHAQILRWEDIQRLGAAGLVASVQPTHATSDMRWAETRLGRERLKGAYAWRALKDAGAHLALGSDFPIENPDVLAGLYAARTRQDAKGWPEGGWHPQERLSAAEALEGFTVGPAWASFEEARRGRLMPGLDADFVALSEDPVEGSASALVDARVLATVVAGAEVFRAVA
- the nhaR gene encoding transcriptional activator NhaR, translating into MAWLNYHHLLYFWTVARAGSIARASEELHLAQPTISAQIKLLEESLGHQLFERKGRKLVLSDVGRTVMRYADEIFRLGNELKNVVSGLPSGQQLRLNVGVLDVIPKLVAEQLLKPALEAGPSLRIICRESPLPQLLAQLALHELDVVLADAPGSEPVSVRSFNHLLGKCGVTFFAAQPLAHLRKDFPRSLNGAPMLLPSEESSVRRSLDLWFERRGVRPLIAGDFDDSALLQAFGQKGHGIFAMPSIIDAEVQRQFDVTAIGHTDEIEQCFYAITVERRLRHPAVVAIAEAARSHIFGG